One Robbsia sp. KACC 23696 DNA segment encodes these proteins:
- the malQ gene encoding 4-alpha-glucanotransferase, translated as MSTAPGARPTAAETLSEHASDDATDRTADPLAQRRAALAERAGFLVEWRDASDKPQYVAADVLAVLLSRIGLQCDTVAQCDASLAMLDSESLAQRPPPLLTGTVGKPLIVPAGWLQADMTYSIAIDASIPPGAWDTPEGLPLEAALPHAATRLAAGAAASSASAELAGTTVASATDGSGSAGSEGSDGQAESHLRTLRGRTKRADAPLSSDAPDATAAEYVAIAPIDYPGYHTLQLFDEYRTTVRLAIAPPRCFGVDDALATLQPRDVAIVAARPDTDTSAVGSSSGNLSEEVQTPSDTVAAPRVWGLTAQVYGLRPSSDEALAARDMGLGDFTMLAALTRTAAQAGAGALAISPLHAMSNADPGKYSPYSPSSRLFLNAWHVDPAAVLGTDALDAAIDALNLGPTLDALGNAPLIDWPTAVRARLAILRYLFDTHFTDLSDPADADGGAPPSAPTAHDSDASLRAPIGANADAIAAAAEKRAARAGFDAFRRAGGVALERHARFETLHAARIAAAAQQAQRHTESAGQQTTALTGDAIEGDTAQGYDWRQWPAALQDPESADVAAFVEAHRREVDFQLFLQWQASLGLARAQEAARAAGMPIGLIADLAVGCDSAGSQTWADPQAMLHGLSVGAPPDLFNREGQRWGLTTFSPRALAQQGFAPFIEMVRAALRHAGGLRVDHILGLRRLWLVPDGESASRGAYLRYPLDDLLRLLALESWRHRAIVIGEDLGTVPPGLRETLADAGLLGMRVLWFEREENAATDASTEAVADASRPNEPAAAGFTAPARWSRDAVAMTSTHDLPTLAGWWRGDDIAWRAYVETAAAQSTATPDGEAPAMPATDGDLDALLDRAKAGKADDMRDRLRDRAALWSALCAAGLTNSDAGATEVSNVPDSPPIDAMLRFVAATPAPLALLPLEDVLGLAEQPNLPGPSTVHPNWRRRMPYPIDRSWFIPDTTPDAQPIQQRLGDIAAARTPVSSS; from the coding sequence ATGAGTACGGCGCCGGGCGCACGGCCGACCGCCGCCGAAACGCTTTCCGAGCACGCGTCCGACGACGCCACGGACCGGACAGCGGACCCACTCGCGCAACGGCGCGCGGCGCTGGCCGAACGTGCCGGCTTCCTCGTGGAGTGGCGCGATGCAAGCGATAAACCGCAATATGTGGCCGCCGATGTACTCGCCGTGTTGCTGAGTCGAATCGGTTTGCAGTGCGACACAGTCGCACAATGCGACGCCAGTCTCGCCATGCTCGACAGCGAGTCCCTGGCACAGCGGCCGCCGCCGCTGCTGACGGGCACCGTCGGCAAGCCGTTGATCGTCCCTGCCGGCTGGTTGCAAGCAGATATGACGTATAGCATTGCCATCGATGCGAGCATCCCGCCAGGCGCGTGGGACACGCCGGAAGGCTTGCCGCTGGAGGCCGCGCTGCCGCATGCTGCCACGCGTCTGGCTGCCGGCGCCGCGGCCTCGTCGGCCTCCGCCGAATTGGCCGGGACAACCGTCGCCAGCGCGACGGACGGCAGCGGCAGCGCCGGCAGTGAAGGCAGCGACGGACAAGCGGAATCGCATCTGCGTACGCTGCGCGGGCGTACGAAACGCGCGGACGCACCGCTGTCGAGCGATGCACCTGATGCGACCGCCGCCGAGTACGTGGCGATCGCACCGATCGACTATCCCGGTTATCACACGCTGCAGCTATTCGACGAATACCGGACAACGGTGCGCTTGGCGATAGCTCCGCCGCGGTGCTTCGGCGTCGACGATGCGCTGGCGACGCTGCAGCCGCGCGATGTCGCAATCGTGGCCGCACGCCCGGACACGGATACTTCCGCCGTCGGCAGTTCGTCCGGTAACCTGTCCGAAGAGGTGCAAACGCCTTCCGACACCGTAGCGGCCCCTCGCGTCTGGGGGCTGACCGCGCAGGTTTATGGTCTGCGTCCTTCATCGGATGAGGCATTGGCGGCGCGGGATATGGGGCTCGGCGATTTCACGATGCTAGCGGCGCTGACGCGCACCGCTGCGCAGGCGGGCGCCGGCGCCTTGGCGATCAGCCCCTTGCATGCAATGTCGAACGCCGATCCCGGGAAATACAGTCCCTACTCCCCTTCGAGCCGACTCTTTCTGAATGCTTGGCATGTGGACCCGGCCGCCGTCCTCGGCACCGACGCGCTGGACGCGGCAATCGACGCGCTAAATCTGGGCCCGACGCTTGATGCGCTCGGCAATGCGCCGTTGATCGACTGGCCCACTGCCGTGCGCGCGCGCCTTGCCATCCTGCGCTATTTGTTCGATACGCACTTCACCGATCTGAGCGATCCTGCCGACGCAGACGGTGGCGCCCCGCCATCGGCGCCGACTGCACACGACAGCGACGCGTCGCTACGCGCCCCTATTGGCGCCAATGCCGACGCGATTGCCGCCGCAGCGGAAAAGCGTGCGGCGCGCGCGGGTTTCGATGCATTCCGTCGTGCCGGCGGGGTCGCGCTCGAGCGTCATGCCCGTTTCGAAACGCTGCACGCCGCGCGCATCGCAGCCGCAGCACAACAGGCGCAACGGCATACCGAATCGGCCGGACAGCAAACCACCGCGCTGACGGGCGATGCCATCGAAGGCGACACCGCACAGGGATATGACTGGCGCCAATGGCCGGCCGCGCTGCAAGATCCCGAAAGCGCCGACGTCGCCGCGTTCGTCGAAGCACACCGCCGCGAAGTCGATTTCCAGCTGTTCCTGCAGTGGCAGGCTTCGCTCGGCCTGGCTCGCGCACAGGAGGCGGCCCGCGCCGCCGGCATGCCGATCGGTCTTATCGCCGATCTCGCCGTCGGCTGCGACAGCGCCGGCAGCCAGACCTGGGCCGATCCGCAGGCCATGCTGCATGGCTTGAGCGTCGGCGCGCCGCCGGATCTGTTCAATCGTGAAGGACAGCGCTGGGGACTGACGACGTTCTCGCCGCGCGCTCTGGCGCAGCAGGGCTTTGCGCCGTTCATCGAGATGGTGCGCGCCGCCCTGCGCCATGCCGGCGGCCTGCGCGTCGATCATATCCTGGGATTGCGTCGCCTGTGGCTAGTGCCCGATGGCGAATCCGCCAGCCGCGGTGCTTATCTTCGTTATCCGCTCGACGATCTGCTGCGCTTGCTGGCGCTCGAATCATGGCGCCATCGCGCGATCGTCATCGGCGAGGACCTCGGCACCGTGCCGCCGGGATTGCGCGAAACCTTGGCCGACGCCGGCTTGCTCGGCATGCGCGTCCTGTGGTTCGAACGCGAGGAAAACGCGGCGACCGACGCATCGACCGAGGCGGTGGCGGACGCATCGCGTCCGAACGAGCCGGCAGCCGCCGGATTCACCGCGCCGGCACGGTGGTCGCGCGACGCGGTGGCGATGACCTCGACGCACGATCTGCCGACACTGGCCGGTTGGTGGCGCGGCGACGACATCGCATGGCGCGCCTATGTAGAGACTGCAGCGGCGCAATCCACAGCCACGCCGGACGGCGAAGCGCCAGCAATGCCCGCGACGGACGGTGATCTCGACGCCCTTCTGGACCGCGCCAAGGCTGGCAAGGCGGACGATATGCGCGATCGCCTGCGGGACCGCGCTGCGTTGTGGTCCGCGCTATGCGCCGCCGGGCTGACCAACAGCGATGCCGGCGCCACGGAAGTGTCCAACGTGCCTGACTCACCACCGATCGACGCAATGCTGCGCTTCGTCGCCGCCACGCCGGCGCCTCTTGCGCTATTACCGCTGGAGGATGTTTTGGGTCTGGCCGAGCAGCCGAATCTACCGGGGCCGTCCACCGTCCATCCGAATTGGCGCCGCCGCATGCCTTACCCGATCGATCGCAGTTGGTTCATCCCAGATACCACGCCCGACGCACAGCCGATCCAGCAGCGTCTCGGCGATATCGCCGCCGCGCGGACACCCGTTTCGTCGTCTTGA
- the treZ gene encoding malto-oligosyltrehalose trehalohydrolase has product MTPGAHFSRTLPFGAQPTGTDHTRFRLWAPSAKAVDLVLVAQSGAAGDGTVLPMSAVEDGWFELEAACGAGTRYQYRVHPEGEQAEALNVPDPASRFQPDDVHGASEVIAPADYAWQHPEWRGLHWEETVLYELHVGAFGGYRGVIDKLADIKALGVTAIELMPLNDFPGARNWGYDGVLPFAPDASYGRPEDLKALIDAAHGLGLMVFLDVVYNHFGPDGNYLHAYAEPFFKAGTHTPWGPAIDFDRAQVRDFFFENALYWLLEYRFDGLRLDAVHAIDNDGWLRELSERVQSTVSQGRHVHLVLENERNTSSLLVHHFQAQWSDDAHNTLHVLLTGERESYYEAFADHPLENLARVLGEGFVYQGEPSPIHDGEPRGEPSGSLPPSAFVFFLQNHDQTGNRAFGERLRALTDDDSLRAATALMLLSPQIPMLFMGEETGSRQPFCFFTGYTGDLADAVREGRRKEFAKFDAFNDPEKRARIPDPNAESTFQLSQPFGPHIEQDADDIAAWRGFYHDALAVRRQCIVPGLFGGARALGAEVVDGAVIARWRLTNGNRLTLAINLGERDASVPACPPRDAHGEPLALPCHTATSIDSADGDTTTLEAAPTCVDSPIFETQAGAADAFGEGRLLARSFVAMLCEPHGALLPSGRTGTAAGTRSEDIGRSVPGATA; this is encoded by the coding sequence ATGACGCCGGGTGCGCATTTCTCGCGCACGCTCCCGTTCGGCGCGCAACCGACGGGCACCGATCACACGCGTTTTCGCCTATGGGCGCCATCGGCCAAAGCGGTGGATCTGGTGCTCGTCGCGCAGTCGGGCGCGGCCGGCGACGGCACCGTGTTGCCGATGTCGGCCGTCGAGGACGGCTGGTTCGAACTCGAGGCGGCATGCGGCGCGGGAACCCGTTACCAGTACCGTGTACACCCGGAAGGCGAGCAAGCCGAGGCTTTGAACGTGCCGGATCCGGCCTCGCGTTTTCAACCGGACGATGTGCATGGTGCGAGCGAAGTCATCGCGCCGGCGGACTATGCCTGGCAGCATCCGGAGTGGCGTGGGCTGCATTGGGAAGAAACGGTTTTGTACGAACTGCATGTCGGCGCGTTCGGCGGCTACCGCGGCGTCATCGACAAACTGGCCGACATCAAGGCACTGGGCGTCACGGCGATCGAATTGATGCCGCTGAACGATTTTCCCGGCGCGCGTAATTGGGGCTATGACGGCGTGTTGCCGTTCGCACCGGATGCCAGCTATGGCCGTCCGGAAGACCTGAAAGCACTGATCGACGCGGCGCATGGGTTAGGCCTGATGGTGTTTCTCGATGTCGTCTACAACCACTTCGGCCCCGATGGCAATTACCTGCATGCCTATGCCGAACCGTTCTTCAAAGCGGGCACGCATACGCCATGGGGTCCGGCGATCGATTTCGATCGCGCGCAAGTGCGCGATTTCTTTTTCGAGAACGCGCTGTACTGGTTGCTCGAATATCGCTTCGACGGCTTGCGCCTCGACGCGGTCCATGCGATCGATAACGACGGCTGGCTGCGCGAATTGTCCGAGCGCGTGCAATCGACGGTATCGCAGGGCCGCCATGTGCACCTTGTCTTGGAAAACGAACGCAACACGTCGAGCTTGCTGGTGCACCATTTCCAAGCGCAGTGGAGCGACGACGCACACAACACGCTGCACGTGCTGCTGACCGGCGAGCGCGAAAGCTATTACGAAGCGTTTGCCGATCACCCGCTCGAGAATCTCGCACGCGTCCTCGGCGAGGGGTTTGTCTATCAAGGCGAGCCCTCGCCGATTCACGATGGCGAACCACGCGGCGAGCCGAGCGGATCATTGCCGCCCTCCGCCTTCGTGTTCTTTCTGCAAAATCACGACCAAACCGGCAACCGCGCCTTCGGCGAACGGCTGCGCGCGTTGACCGACGACGACAGCCTGCGCGCGGCCACCGCGCTGATGCTGCTGTCGCCGCAGATACCAATGCTGTTCATGGGCGAGGAAACCGGCTCGCGCCAGCCCTTCTGCTTCTTCACCGGGTATACCGGCGATCTGGCCGACGCCGTGCGCGAGGGACGGCGTAAGGAATTTGCCAAGTTCGACGCCTTCAACGATCCGGAAAAACGCGCCCGTATTCCCGATCCGAACGCGGAATCGACCTTCCAGCTGTCGCAGCCTTTCGGCCCGCATATCGAGCAGGACGCCGACGACATCGCAGCCTGGCGCGGCTTCTACCACGATGCGCTGGCGGTACGGCGTCAATGCATCGTTCCGGGCCTGTTTGGCGGCGCGCGCGCCTTGGGCGCCGAGGTCGTCGATGGCGCGGTGATCGCCCGCTGGCGCCTCACCAATGGCAACCGCTTGACGCTGGCGATCAATCTCGGCGAACGGGATGCGAGCGTGCCGGCCTGCCCGCCGCGCGACGCGCACGGTGAACCGCTGGCGCTTCCCTGCCATACCGCGACGTCGATCGACAGCGCCGATGGCGACACCACCACCCTCGAAGCGGCGCCGACCTGCGTCGATTCGCCGATATTCGAAACGCAGGCGGGCGCCGCCGATGCCTTCGGTGAAGGTCGGTTGCTGGCGCGCAGCTTCGTGGCCATGCTTTGCGAACCGCACGGCGCGCTGCTGCCGAGCGGCCGCACGGGTACGGCGGCGGGCACCCGATCGGAAGACATTGGGCGCAGCGTGCCGGGAGCGACTGCATGA
- the glgB gene encoding 1,4-alpha-glucan branching protein GlgB, translating into MTEPTAQSVAQTEQGDDGRHERNGASRAGLGQHDIDALLNGRHWDPFAVLGPHEASNGSGTLVRALLPGARNVTLVDAAGKTLAPMHPLPDADALFIGQLPGKVGAADYRLQIDWGGATQHSADTYAFGPVLHDGDLDRLAWGDPTAVNTCLGSRLTRVDGIDGVLFAVWAPNARRVSVVGDFNTWDGRRHPMRVRHHGGVWELFIPDIGAGTRYKYELIGPDGQALPLKADPVARQTERPPATASIVADDSAIRWTDEAWMTQRGGRQTAGSPIAIYEVHAESWMRVPEEGNRPMNWDELGERLIPYAKSLGFTHLEFLPLAEHPFGGSWGYQPLSPFAPSARFGSPTQFAAFVDRAHREGLGVIVDWVPAHFPNDAHGMIYFDGTPLYEHADPREGYHPDWNTWIFNLGRNEVSGFMLASALAWLERFHIDGLRVDAVASMLYRDYSRKHGEWVPNQWGGRENEESIAFLRRLNHEVHHHAPGAITIAEESTAWPGVTAPVDQGGLGFDFKWNMGWMHDTLDYMHRDPIYRPHHHHEMTFGMVYAYSERFVLPLSHDEVVHGKGSLLGRMPGDTWQRFANLRAYLAFMYLHPGKKLLFMGGELGQYAEWNHDATPHWHLLDDTLHAGVQRVIGDLNRLYTHEPALYASDSDPAGFQWLVGDDAVNSVYVFARKYAERTVLAAVNLTPVPREQYRIGVPHEGWWREMLNTDAQIYGGSNVGNGGGVQAQAIPSHGHGWSIALTLPPLATIVLAAF; encoded by the coding sequence ATGACAGAACCGACAGCGCAGTCCGTTGCCCAGACCGAACAGGGGGACGACGGGCGCCATGAGCGCAACGGGGCGTCACGCGCCGGCCTCGGCCAACATGATATCGACGCCCTGCTGAACGGCCGCCATTGGGACCCGTTCGCGGTGCTTGGCCCGCATGAAGCATCCAATGGCAGCGGGACGCTGGTGCGCGCGTTACTGCCCGGCGCGCGCAACGTCACGCTGGTCGATGCCGCCGGCAAGACGCTCGCACCGATGCACCCGCTGCCTGACGCGGACGCCTTGTTCATCGGCCAGCTGCCTGGCAAGGTGGGCGCCGCCGACTATCGTCTGCAGATCGACTGGGGCGGTGCGACACAGCACAGCGCCGATACCTATGCCTTCGGCCCGGTGCTGCACGACGGCGACCTCGACCGCTTGGCATGGGGCGATCCCACCGCCGTCAATACCTGCCTGGGCTCGCGGCTGACGCGTGTCGACGGTATCGACGGAGTGCTGTTCGCCGTGTGGGCGCCGAATGCACGGCGCGTCTCCGTCGTGGGCGACTTCAACACCTGGGACGGTCGACGCCATCCGATGCGTGTGCGGCATCATGGCGGCGTCTGGGAGCTGTTCATTCCCGACATCGGCGCCGGCACCCGCTATAAGTACGAGCTGATCGGCCCAGACGGCCAGGCCCTGCCGCTGAAGGCGGATCCGGTGGCACGTCAGACCGAACGTCCGCCAGCCACCGCCTCGATCGTCGCGGACGACAGCGCGATCCGCTGGACCGACGAAGCGTGGATGACGCAGCGTGGGGGACGGCAGACCGCCGGCTCGCCGATCGCGATCTACGAGGTCCACGCGGAATCGTGGATGCGCGTGCCCGAGGAAGGCAATCGACCGATGAATTGGGACGAGCTGGGCGAGCGCCTGATTCCGTATGCAAAATCGCTCGGTTTTACCCATCTCGAATTTCTGCCGCTGGCCGAGCATCCGTTCGGCGGCTCATGGGGTTATCAGCCCTTGAGCCCATTTGCGCCGTCGGCGCGATTCGGCTCGCCGACGCAATTCGCCGCCTTCGTCGATCGTGCGCACCGTGAAGGTCTCGGTGTGATCGTCGACTGGGTGCCGGCGCACTTTCCCAACGATGCCCACGGGATGATTTACTTCGACGGCACGCCGCTCTACGAGCATGCCGATCCGCGCGAGGGCTATCACCCGGATTGGAACACCTGGATCTTCAATCTCGGGCGTAACGAAGTGTCGGGCTTCATGTTGGCCTCGGCTCTCGCCTGGTTGGAGCGCTTCCATATCGACGGGCTGCGCGTGGATGCGGTGGCATCGATGCTGTATCGGGACTACAGCCGCAAGCATGGGGAGTGGGTGCCAAACCAATGGGGCGGCCGGGAGAACGAGGAATCGATTGCCTTCCTGCGCCGCTTGAACCACGAAGTGCATCACCACGCGCCCGGCGCGATCACGATCGCCGAGGAATCGACCGCCTGGCCAGGCGTCACCGCGCCCGTCGATCAAGGCGGCCTCGGTTTCGATTTCAAGTGGAATATGGGATGGATGCATGACACGTTGGACTATATGCATCGCGATCCGATCTATCGGCCGCATCATCATCACGAGATGACGTTCGGCATGGTCTATGCCTACTCGGAACGCTTCGTCCTGCCGCTGTCGCATGACGAAGTCGTTCACGGCAAGGGCTCATTGCTCGGGCGGATGCCCGGCGATACCTGGCAGCGCTTTGCGAATCTGCGCGCCTACCTCGCCTTTATGTACTTGCATCCGGGCAAGAAGCTGCTGTTCATGGGTGGCGAGCTGGGCCAGTACGCCGAGTGGAACCACGATGCCACGCCGCACTGGCATCTGCTCGACGACACGCTGCATGCCGGTGTGCAGCGGGTGATCGGCGATCTGAACCGCCTCTATACGCATGAGCCCGCGCTCTACGCCAGCGACAGCGATCCAGCCGGCTTCCAATGGCTGGTCGGCGACGATGCCGTCAACAGCGTCTATGTCTTCGCCCGAAAGTATGCCGAACGGACCGTGCTGGCGGCGGTCAATCTGACGCCGGTGCCGCGCGAGCAATATCGCATCGGTGTGCCCCACGAAGGCTGGTGGCGCGAGATGCTGAACACCGATGCGCAGATCTATGGCGGCAGCAATGTCGGGAACGGTGGCGGAGTGCAGGCGCAGGCGATTCCCTCGCATGGTCATGGCTGGTCGATCGCGCTGACATTGCCGCCGTTGGCCACCATCGTCCTCGCGGCGTTCTAA
- the glgX gene encoding glycogen debranching protein GlgX, whose amino-acid sequence MIADRLLPGVPYPLGATWDGLGTNFAVFSANAAAIDLCIFDPSGRREIARLRLPECTDEIWHGYLPDAHPGMLYGLRAHGPWQPQHGHRFNPHKLLLDPYAKQLAGQVRWSDALFGYRLSSRRADLSFDRRDSAAAMPKGVVTSPNFDWSNDRNPNRPWSDTVIYEAHVRGVSMTREEVLPPQRGTFAALASPAFIDHLQKLGVTALELMPVHAFLQDRFLVERGLRNYWGYSTLSFFAPEPAYLSRGSAAGAHAALSSISSSLRHLDEIRIAVRKLHDAGIEVLLDVVFNHTCEGNALGPTLSWRGLDNASYYRLIPGNERHYIDETGCGNTVNLSHPRVLQMVMDSLRYWAETFRIDGYRFDLGVTLGREGHGFDPGSGFFDAVRQDPVLSRLKLISEPWDVGPDGYQLGAHPPGFAEWNDRFRDGARRLWRGDDGQRPEIAARITGSADLFNRRHRRPWASINYVASHDGFPAGDVVRYAEKHNAANGEDNRDGHSDNCSANWGVEGPSDDAAVNAQRMRVLHALLAMPFISLGTPMLAAGDEFGRTQHGNNNAYCQDNALSWLDWGQAAQPDAQALCRYIAQLTALRRAQPLLRDTRFLDGAHPVPGTDWHDVDWFDENGAPMSIDAWNDPSGKRLLCRRAGIDAQGKVMALLLIINSGTDDCTFTLPGQDRWHAVLETAQAAAVLVARADEQDRPASAEPTDNDTSSGTSVCQSYSCPAQSLSILALTTRHLADGPVFA is encoded by the coding sequence ATGATCGCCGACCGGCTTTTGCCTGGCGTGCCCTACCCTCTGGGCGCGACCTGGGATGGACTTGGCACCAATTTCGCGGTGTTTTCCGCGAATGCGGCCGCCATCGACCTCTGCATCTTCGATCCCTCCGGGCGGCGCGAAATCGCCCGCCTCCGCCTGCCCGAATGCACCGACGAAATCTGGCACGGCTATCTCCCCGATGCGCACCCCGGCATGCTGTACGGCCTGCGCGCGCATGGTCCCTGGCAACCGCAGCACGGGCATCGTTTCAATCCGCACAAACTGCTGCTCGACCCGTATGCGAAACAGCTGGCCGGCCAGGTGCGTTGGTCCGACGCCTTGTTCGGCTATCGCCTGTCGTCGCGACGCGCGGACCTGTCCTTCGATCGTCGCGACAGCGCCGCGGCCATGCCGAAAGGCGTGGTGACGTCACCGAACTTCGACTGGTCGAACGACCGCAACCCGAATCGGCCGTGGTCGGACACGGTGATTTACGAGGCGCATGTACGCGGCGTCTCGATGACGCGTGAGGAAGTACTGCCGCCGCAGCGTGGCACATTCGCCGCATTGGCATCGCCCGCCTTCATCGACCATCTGCAAAAGCTCGGCGTCACCGCACTCGAACTGATGCCGGTACACGCCTTCCTGCAAGATCGGTTTCTCGTCGAGCGCGGTCTGCGTAACTATTGGGGCTACAGCACGCTGTCCTTCTTCGCCCCGGAACCGGCCTATCTGTCGCGAGGCTCGGCTGCCGGCGCGCATGCGGCGCTGTCGTCGATATCTTCGTCGCTGCGCCATCTCGACGAGATCCGCATCGCCGTGCGCAAATTACATGATGCCGGTATCGAGGTGCTGCTCGACGTCGTCTTCAATCACACCTGCGAAGGCAATGCGCTCGGCCCCACATTGTCCTGGCGCGGGCTCGACAACGCCAGCTACTACCGTCTGATCCCCGGCAACGAGCGGCATTACATCGACGAGACCGGCTGCGGTAACACCGTCAACCTGTCGCATCCGCGGGTCCTTCAGATGGTGATGGACTCGTTGCGCTACTGGGCCGAGACCTTCCGCATCGACGGCTATCGCTTCGATCTGGGCGTGACCTTGGGGCGCGAAGGGCATGGCTTCGATCCCGGCTCGGGCTTCTTCGACGCGGTACGGCAAGATCCGGTGCTGTCGCGACTGAAATTGATTTCGGAACCCTGGGACGTGGGTCCGGACGGGTATCAGCTCGGCGCGCATCCGCCCGGATTCGCCGAGTGGAACGACCGCTTTCGTGACGGCGCGCGACGTCTGTGGCGCGGCGACGATGGCCAACGCCCGGAGATCGCCGCACGCATCACCGGCTCGGCCGATCTGTTCAATCGTCGCCATCGCCGGCCCTGGGCGTCGATCAACTATGTCGCCTCGCACGACGGCTTTCCGGCCGGCGACGTCGTACGCTACGCGGAGAAGCATAACGCGGCCAACGGCGAGGACAACCGCGACGGTCATAGCGATAACTGCAGCGCCAACTGGGGTGTTGAGGGGCCGAGCGACGACGCGGCCGTGAACGCGCAACGCATGCGCGTGCTGCATGCGCTGCTGGCCATGCCTTTCATCTCGCTGGGAACGCCGATGCTGGCCGCCGGCGATGAATTCGGCCGTACCCAGCACGGCAACAACAATGCCTACTGCCAGGACAATGCGCTGTCCTGGCTTGATTGGGGTCAGGCCGCGCAGCCGGACGCGCAGGCCTTATGCCGCTATATCGCGCAACTGACGGCGCTACGGCGCGCGCAGCCGCTGCTGCGCGATACGCGCTTTCTCGACGGCGCGCATCCGGTGCCCGGCACCGATTGGCACGATGTCGACTGGTTCGACGAAAACGGGGCGCCGATGTCGATCGACGCCTGGAACGATCCCAGCGGCAAGCGCTTGCTGTGTCGCCGCGCGGGAATCGATGCGCAAGGCAAGGTGATGGCGCTGCTGCTGATCATCAACAGCGGCACCGACGACTGCACCTTCACGTTGCCGGGGCAGGATCGATGGCACGCGGTTCTCGAAACGGCGCAGGCGGCGGCCGTCCTCGTTGCGCGCGCGGACGAACAAGACAGGCCCGCTTCCGCCGAGCCGACGGACAACGACACGTCGTCCGGCACATCGGTGTGTCAAAGCTACTCATGTCCCGCCCAATCGTTGTCCATCCTGGCCTTGACAACGCGGCACTTGGCGGATGGCCCGGTTTTTGCGTAA